In Cotesia glomerata isolate CgM1 linkage group LG3, MPM_Cglom_v2.3, whole genome shotgun sequence, one genomic interval encodes:
- the LOC123262009 gene encoding ubiquitin carboxyl-terminal hydrolase 4-like isoform X1, translating into MSIHRGGPPGAVAVTYNSMAPLSPTRRYSSSSTGTTTSSGTTTTKFNSCRSSKALEHMSYSAAATSTTCLSGARKNYYSPARSVSSYSEGGSVSSTASKLPPKFSSTSTSSASTTTSSVSSSNNRDRYNNLSASNNLTDSEFRSKYSPDNYVPSIYRSNGSNSSLSSNSSTLNGHCKSFPTSSSTSGLAELHGGDERDSIGYREHRDRSYSNETTNSLVGGDKWAVNNRHTKRRNNPTNTLLTGHDQIDSAAAPTEVTHHQTSSSSSSLEQDHDSNIIPDIARNNILHHGNNVNNKTAIAVVDNDNNNANNNNDHDRQQQYSDDQHHRIINNHNDRDYDDNYLNHHGHPTLAGYTQRSYSSVTAATTPAVTTTTTTITTTNTATILLLSSSPSSSSLSSSTTSHQLTSPVDSPASESYNSTTTTPLTTPIASIASVTDNYTFYNTLSSTSATSGDGGGSAAPADNRACSWTKKIPPTNPDNSTELVTNNNDQENSNSRNNPVLKEPTTGAVSTVGDTLLESLHSSILSTHFYSLESSNSSTNRMSNDNNDYQQQQRLTSKRDVTNNSDDGFDEIRLESNEYTDDFPLDNNKYLENVKTNSIIEKPQDNNPTRPAYSQVASGFCKVPVDLNTKVTSRPLGTHNDDSGKASNSKAPFDWQKEETLADGARFNPSSSSAGSSNLNPPVGVHQGVSRGINDQIEESSSSRPPRSSRIPTRRDENYGLNGLRNIGNTCFMNSVIQCLSNTKPLLEYLLNEQYLNDINQTTSSMKGALIKAFAQVINELWESSGDHVVNTSSLKNQIQRFAPRFMGYAQQDAQEFLRYLLEGLHEDVNRVAVKPQPILTDIPDHFTDSQKATESWKRYLRSEDSTIVDAFVGQLRSSLQCTSCDHISVTLDPFWDLSLPIPTRSGTVKLNQCLEHFTKTEIMDGDEKPTCSKCQMRRKCTKRFSIQKFPKILVIHLKRFSPTERFRSKLSVLVDFPLTGLDLSAFAATGVQGCTYNLYGVANHSGTPYSGHYTAYCKHPYSGEWHEYNDSRVSSVSASSVISSEAYVLFYEQQSQSQQQQQPLSHHL; encoded by the exons ATGTCAATCCATCGCGGCGGACCTCCAGGTGCCGTCGCAGTAACATACAATTCAATGGCGCCATTATCACCAACGCGAAGGTACAGTAGCAGTAGTACCGGAACAACGACCTCCAGCGGAACAACAACCACTAAATTTAATAGTTGTAGATCATCAAAGGCACTTGAACACATGAGTTACAGTGCGGCAGCAACATCTACCACTTGTTTATCTGGGgctagaaaaaattattattcccCTGCAAG GTCAGTCTCGTCGTACAGTGAAGGCGGATCGGTCTCGTCGACAGCCAGCAAGTTGCCGCCAAAGTTTTCATCAACATCAACGTCTTCAGCATCCACAACAACCTCATCGGTTTCGTCTTCAAACAATCGTGATCGTTACAACAATTTATCAGCGTCGAATAATTTAACCGATAGTGAATTTCGGTCAAAATACTCACCTGACAACTACGTACCGTCGATATACCGAAGCAACGGGAGCAACAGTAGCCTCAGTAGCAACAGCAGTACGTTAAATGGTCACTGCAAGTCATTTCCAACATCCTCATCAACGAGTGGCCTAGCAGAGCTTCACGGTGGCGATGAACGGGACTCAATTGGTTACCGTGAGCATCGTGACCGTTCATACTCAAACGAAACAACAAATTCACTAGTCGGTGGGGACAAGTGGGCTGTCAATAATCGACACactaaaagaagaaataatccAACAAACACCCTGTTGACCGGGCATGATCAAATTGACAGCGCTGCGGCGCCAACCGAGGTAACGCACCATCAgacatcatcatcatcatcatctttgGAACAAGATCACGATAGCAATATTATTCCGGATATCGCGAGAAATAATATCCTTCACCACGGGAATAACGTCAATAATAAAACGGCTATTGCTGTTGTTGACAATGACAACAACAACGCCAACAATAACAATGACCATGACCGTCAACAACAATACAGTGACGATCAGCATCATCGTATTATTAACAATCACAATGACCGCGACTATgacgataattatttaaaccatCACGGTCATCCGACATTGGCTGGCTATACGCAAAGATCATATTCTTCAGTAACAGCAGCAACAACACCTGCTGTTACTACGACAACGACAACAATAACAACTACAAACACTGCTACAATTCTTTTACTCTCGTCATCTCCTTCCTCGTCATCCCTATCATCATCCACTACCTCCCATCAATTAACAAGCCCTGTAGACTCTCCTGCTTCCGAATCGTACAATTCCACGACAACTACACCGTTAACTACGCCAATAGCTTCAATAGCTAGTGTTACCgataattatactttttacaatacttTGTCGTCGACGTCAGCCACGTCTGGTGATGGTGGTGGTAGTGCTGCACCCGCTGATAATAGAGCTTGCTCGTGGACTAAAAAAATACCGCCCACTAATCCCGATAACAGTACGGAGCTGGTGACTAACAATAATGATCAGGAAAATTCAAATTCCCGTAACAATCCTGTTTTAAAAGAACCGACTACCGGAGCAGTCTCCACTGTTGGAGATACTTTGTTAGAGAGCTTGCATTCTTCTATACTTAGTACGCATTTTTATAGTCTTGAAAGTAGTAATTCATCAACAAATCGGATGtctaatgataataatgattatcaACAACAGCAACGCCTAACAAGTAAGAGAGATGTCACAAATAACTCTGATGATGGGTTCGATGAAATACGCTTGGAATCAAATGAATATACTGATGATTTTCcattagataataataaatatttagaaaacGTTAAGACAAATAGTATAATTGAAAAACCTCAAGATAATAATCCAACCAGACCAGCGTACAGTCAAGTCGCCAGTGGCTTTTGTAAAGTACCAGTAGATCTTAATACCAAGGTGACATCCAGACCTCTAGGTACTCATAACGATGATTCTGGGAAAGCATCCAACTCAAAAGCACCCTTTGACTGGCAAAAGGAGGAAACTCTCGCTGATGGCGCACGGTTTAATCCATCATCCTCCTCAGCAGGGAGCAGCAATTTGAATCCACCAGTTGGTGTTCATCAGGGCGTTTCTCGTGGAATCAACGACCAGATT GAGGAGAGTTCGAGCTCAAGGCCACCAAGGAGTAGTCGAATACCTACACGACGAGACGAGAATTATGGCCTCAATGGATTGAGAAATATTGGAAATACA TGTTTTATGAATAGCGTGATCCAATGTCTCAGCAACACGAAGCCATTACTTGAGTACCTGTTAAATGAACAGTACTTGAATGATATTAATCAAACGACATCCAGCATGAAAGGTGCCTTGATAAAAGCTTTCGCTCAAGTTATTAATGAACTTTGGGAGAGCAGTGGTGATCACGTAGTTAATACTTcatcattaaaaaatcaaatccaAAGATTTGCTCCAAGATTCATGGGTTACGCCCAACAGGATGCTCAAGAGTTCCTTAGATATCTGTTGGAAGGATTACACGAAGATGTCAACAGAGTTGCTGTTAAACCTCAACCTATTCTTACAGACATACCTGATCACTTTAC agATAGCCAAAAAGCGACAGAAAGTTGGAAAAGATACCTACGTAGCGAAGACAGTACTATCGTCGATGCGTTTGTAGGACAACTTCGTTCATCTCTGCAGTGTACGTCCTGCGATCACATTTCAGTTACCCTAGATCCATTTTGGGATTTAAGTTTGCCAATACCTACACGAAGTGGTACAGTTAAACTTAATCAGTGTCTCGAGCACTTTACAAAGACAGAGATAATGGATGGTGATGAAAAACCCACGTGTTCCAAGTGCCAGATGAGAAGAAAGTGTACTAAACGATTTAGCATTCAAAAGTTTCCCAAAATCTTAGTAATTC ATTTGAAACGATTTTCACCAACGGAAAGATTCCGTTCGAAATTGAGCGTCCTGGTTGATTTTCCACTGACGGGGTTGGATCTCAGTGCCTTTGCCGCAACTGGCGTTCAAGGATGTACGTACAATCTTTACGGAGTAGCTAATCACTCGGGTACGCCGTACTCGGGTCATTACACAGCCTACTGTAAGCATCCTTACTCCGGTGAATGGCACGAGTACAACGACAGTAGAGTGTCATCAGTGTCAGCTAGCTCAGTAATTTCCAGTGAGGCGTACGTTCTCTTCTACGAGCAGCAGTCACAGTCacagcagcaacagcagccTCTTAGTCATCATTTGTAA
- the LOC123262009 gene encoding probable serine/threonine-protein kinase DDB_G0282963 isoform X2: MSIHRGGPPGAVAVTYNSMAPLSPTRRSVSSYSEGGSVSSTASKLPPKFSSTSTSSASTTTSSVSSSNNRDRYNNLSASNNLTDSEFRSKYSPDNYVPSIYRSNGSNSSLSSNSSTLNGHCKSFPTSSSTSGLAELHGGDERDSIGYREHRDRSYSNETTNSLVGGDKWAVNNRHTKRRNNPTNTLLTGHDQIDSAAAPTEVTHHQTSSSSSSLEQDHDSNIIPDIARNNILHHGNNVNNKTAIAVVDNDNNNANNNNDHDRQQQYSDDQHHRIINNHNDRDYDDNYLNHHGHPTLAGYTQRSYSSVTAATTPAVTTTTTTITTTNTATILLLSSSPSSSSLSSSTTSHQLTSPVDSPASESYNSTTTTPLTTPIASIASVTDNYTFYNTLSSTSATSGDGGGSAAPADNRACSWTKKIPPTNPDNSTELVTNNNDQENSNSRNNPVLKEPTTGAVSTVGDTLLESLHSSILSTHFYSLESSNSSTNRMSNDNNDYQQQQRLTSKRDVTNNSDDGFDEIRLESNEYTDDFPLDNNKYLENVKTNSIIEKPQDNNPTRPAYSQVASGFCKVPVDLNTKVTSRPLGTHNDDSGKASNSKAPFDWQKEETLADGARFNPSSSSAGSSNLNPPVGVHQGVSRGINDQIEESSSSRPPRSSRIPTRRDENYGLNGLRNIGNTCFMNSVIQCLSNTKPLLEYLLNEQYLNDINQTTSSMKGALIKAFAQVINELWESSGDHVVNTSSLKNQIQRFAPRFMGYAQQDAQEFLRYLLEGLHEDVNRVAVKPQPILTDIPDHFTDSQKATESWKRYLRSEDSTIVDAFVGQLRSSLQCTSCDHISVTLDPFWDLSLPIPTRSGTVKLNQCLEHFTKTEIMDGDEKPTCSKCQMRRKCTKRFSIQKFPKILVIHLKRFSPTERFRSKLSVLVDFPLTGLDLSAFAATGVQGCTYNLYGVANHSGTPYSGHYTAYCKHPYSGEWHEYNDSRVSSVSASSVISSEAYVLFYEQQSQSQQQQQPLSHHL, encoded by the exons ATGTCAATCCATCGCGGCGGACCTCCAGGTGCCGTCGCAGTAACATACAATTCAATGGCGCCATTATCACCAACGCGAAG GTCAGTCTCGTCGTACAGTGAAGGCGGATCGGTCTCGTCGACAGCCAGCAAGTTGCCGCCAAAGTTTTCATCAACATCAACGTCTTCAGCATCCACAACAACCTCATCGGTTTCGTCTTCAAACAATCGTGATCGTTACAACAATTTATCAGCGTCGAATAATTTAACCGATAGTGAATTTCGGTCAAAATACTCACCTGACAACTACGTACCGTCGATATACCGAAGCAACGGGAGCAACAGTAGCCTCAGTAGCAACAGCAGTACGTTAAATGGTCACTGCAAGTCATTTCCAACATCCTCATCAACGAGTGGCCTAGCAGAGCTTCACGGTGGCGATGAACGGGACTCAATTGGTTACCGTGAGCATCGTGACCGTTCATACTCAAACGAAACAACAAATTCACTAGTCGGTGGGGACAAGTGGGCTGTCAATAATCGACACactaaaagaagaaataatccAACAAACACCCTGTTGACCGGGCATGATCAAATTGACAGCGCTGCGGCGCCAACCGAGGTAACGCACCATCAgacatcatcatcatcatcatctttgGAACAAGATCACGATAGCAATATTATTCCGGATATCGCGAGAAATAATATCCTTCACCACGGGAATAACGTCAATAATAAAACGGCTATTGCTGTTGTTGACAATGACAACAACAACGCCAACAATAACAATGACCATGACCGTCAACAACAATACAGTGACGATCAGCATCATCGTATTATTAACAATCACAATGACCGCGACTATgacgataattatttaaaccatCACGGTCATCCGACATTGGCTGGCTATACGCAAAGATCATATTCTTCAGTAACAGCAGCAACAACACCTGCTGTTACTACGACAACGACAACAATAACAACTACAAACACTGCTACAATTCTTTTACTCTCGTCATCTCCTTCCTCGTCATCCCTATCATCATCCACTACCTCCCATCAATTAACAAGCCCTGTAGACTCTCCTGCTTCCGAATCGTACAATTCCACGACAACTACACCGTTAACTACGCCAATAGCTTCAATAGCTAGTGTTACCgataattatactttttacaatacttTGTCGTCGACGTCAGCCACGTCTGGTGATGGTGGTGGTAGTGCTGCACCCGCTGATAATAGAGCTTGCTCGTGGACTAAAAAAATACCGCCCACTAATCCCGATAACAGTACGGAGCTGGTGACTAACAATAATGATCAGGAAAATTCAAATTCCCGTAACAATCCTGTTTTAAAAGAACCGACTACCGGAGCAGTCTCCACTGTTGGAGATACTTTGTTAGAGAGCTTGCATTCTTCTATACTTAGTACGCATTTTTATAGTCTTGAAAGTAGTAATTCATCAACAAATCGGATGtctaatgataataatgattatcaACAACAGCAACGCCTAACAAGTAAGAGAGATGTCACAAATAACTCTGATGATGGGTTCGATGAAATACGCTTGGAATCAAATGAATATACTGATGATTTTCcattagataataataaatatttagaaaacGTTAAGACAAATAGTATAATTGAAAAACCTCAAGATAATAATCCAACCAGACCAGCGTACAGTCAAGTCGCCAGTGGCTTTTGTAAAGTACCAGTAGATCTTAATACCAAGGTGACATCCAGACCTCTAGGTACTCATAACGATGATTCTGGGAAAGCATCCAACTCAAAAGCACCCTTTGACTGGCAAAAGGAGGAAACTCTCGCTGATGGCGCACGGTTTAATCCATCATCCTCCTCAGCAGGGAGCAGCAATTTGAATCCACCAGTTGGTGTTCATCAGGGCGTTTCTCGTGGAATCAACGACCAGATT GAGGAGAGTTCGAGCTCAAGGCCACCAAGGAGTAGTCGAATACCTACACGACGAGACGAGAATTATGGCCTCAATGGATTGAGAAATATTGGAAATACA TGTTTTATGAATAGCGTGATCCAATGTCTCAGCAACACGAAGCCATTACTTGAGTACCTGTTAAATGAACAGTACTTGAATGATATTAATCAAACGACATCCAGCATGAAAGGTGCCTTGATAAAAGCTTTCGCTCAAGTTATTAATGAACTTTGGGAGAGCAGTGGTGATCACGTAGTTAATACTTcatcattaaaaaatcaaatccaAAGATTTGCTCCAAGATTCATGGGTTACGCCCAACAGGATGCTCAAGAGTTCCTTAGATATCTGTTGGAAGGATTACACGAAGATGTCAACAGAGTTGCTGTTAAACCTCAACCTATTCTTACAGACATACCTGATCACTTTAC agATAGCCAAAAAGCGACAGAAAGTTGGAAAAGATACCTACGTAGCGAAGACAGTACTATCGTCGATGCGTTTGTAGGACAACTTCGTTCATCTCTGCAGTGTACGTCCTGCGATCACATTTCAGTTACCCTAGATCCATTTTGGGATTTAAGTTTGCCAATACCTACACGAAGTGGTACAGTTAAACTTAATCAGTGTCTCGAGCACTTTACAAAGACAGAGATAATGGATGGTGATGAAAAACCCACGTGTTCCAAGTGCCAGATGAGAAGAAAGTGTACTAAACGATTTAGCATTCAAAAGTTTCCCAAAATCTTAGTAATTC ATTTGAAACGATTTTCACCAACGGAAAGATTCCGTTCGAAATTGAGCGTCCTGGTTGATTTTCCACTGACGGGGTTGGATCTCAGTGCCTTTGCCGCAACTGGCGTTCAAGGATGTACGTACAATCTTTACGGAGTAGCTAATCACTCGGGTACGCCGTACTCGGGTCATTACACAGCCTACTGTAAGCATCCTTACTCCGGTGAATGGCACGAGTACAACGACAGTAGAGTGTCATCAGTGTCAGCTAGCTCAGTAATTTCCAGTGAGGCGTACGTTCTCTTCTACGAGCAGCAGTCACAGTCacagcagcaacagcagccTCTTAGTCATCATTTGTAA
- the LOC123262008 gene encoding protein RRP5 homolog, with amino-acid sequence MTLEDFPRGGKKPLSSSSSNSFLGNKRKRSAKFNQSKKIKDAQKGEQDFGPSSAECLTYPTIVEGMVILGRVYTATEYDITVSLPGRLSGQVLATDVSEAYTSLLEKVIEITDNQLTEYKPLNEVYKNGDYVICFVKSINPDEKNAVKLSLEPGLINQSLHPESLKSGCKIACSISSVEDHGYVIDTGIKTLRGFLANKDVAENVKYHHGQQIFCSIKKVKTDENIITLNLTTKSKRITSSVSVDGLQLDSLVPGSRIDLTVKKILRNGLRVSFNENNNGYINQLYLNEPLSSYEPDTEITATLLYVIPTVKFAYFTEFLFEKEKQPIQVGEIINKASVLYRDAKGIIFKLKEGVKGFVSFKRTEVDFENINAKFPPESIHKCRVLSYDLSDRLYICTMQKNLLKANSCIADTVEPGEILTVEIVRFNKNGFIFVKSGNTFGDVAPMHIADAGIDSKKKQQLLKVGARVSARVLGRNKQGNGWMLTLKKSLVESKRPILSNVEDASVGSIYQGTIFSVRKEGLLISFFGEVKGFLPSPFLNKTTGGTLNYSVGQVILVKIEKVNEGGKLILNLAHNKSNQKEEIKLNIGEEVTGVVVESSSEGIYLRISKGNKGDSVTGFLPAGHIAPCKELGAHLAAKYVPGDSLTALVFSTSPKFLLSRTYVPQKELTKMENLKKDNYIPCSITDISSKGVKVVLPIEGFDEYGFIPYNKISDIESLSVHQLLFGKVTFINKKEKKIHLTAALHEVWADAVKQDTDMVAAVDVLTLYLSKLKEMATHENFTNKSISAMNLGQHIKGVVEKVTEHGLVLKLENDVAATVRSCHIEKPHKEGDQVEATVLWINYIHELVEVTLLPKLNNSIRNQVNKLPDDSLNVQLKGEIVLVTNWFALVLLKGQGKGTLVSLPTRRHANDMKPDLSSYSVGKKIRCYVILNRGEAELTPVAVVKSSFESRKHMIELQNSKDLKRKKPSYIHGEHLFSKRPKLLTKTINCDEIKDKVKVKSEEESDDEVNEVQLVKEKKNNDQAKKNKKEKVKQLEVKNKKISPQVEAKNKKISPQVEGENKIADNLSIPECGFNWDGTLNQVKIEESSSSSEEEDDNEPKKKKKKLTAAERHELERQKEREIRQREEALASNQMPNSPDQFDRLVLASPDSSVIWLQYMAYHLQATEIDKARAVAKRALKTINLREEHEKLNVWQGWLNLESRFGTPDTLDSVFHEALKLNDAKKIYLHMVIAHTDAGRHLKLEEVVKVVTGKFKQDPEVWTECGGAYLKAGLKEKSRFLMQRALQSLQPKEHVNLIMKFAQMENRFGDAERAETLFEKLLTSYANKVIVWTCYVDMLVKSEKFDAARKVLEKAVLQSLPPKKMKTLFEKYVSFEEKYGTPAGVEHATKLAKEYLDKIIKG; translated from the exons atgacGTTAGAAGACTTCCCCAGAGGCGGTAAAAAGCCGTTGTCTAGCAGTTCATCAAATtct TTTCTGGGCAATAAAAGAAAACGATCTGCTAAGTTTAACCagagtaaaaaaatcaaagatgCACAAAAAGGTGAGCAAGATTTTGGACCCTCCAGTGCAGAATGTCTGACATACCCAACCATAGTTGAAGGAATGGTTATTCTGGGCCGCGTTTATACGGCTACAGAGTACGATATAACTGTATCATTGCCAGGGCGGTTGAGTGGACAGGTTTTAGCAACTGATGTCAGTGAGGCTTACACAAGTCTGTTGGAAAAAGTTATCGAAATTACCGATAATCAACTCACCGAGTACAAACCTCTGAATGAAGTTTACAAGAACGGTGATTATGTTATATGTTTTGTCAAAAGTATCAATCCAGATGAGAAAAATGCTGTGAAATTGTCATTGGAACCAGGGCTTATCAATCAAAGTCTTCATCCTGAAAGTTTAAAAAGCGGATGTAAGATTGCTTGTTCCATAAGCAGTGTCGAAGACCATGGGTACGTTATTGATACTGGAATTAAAACTCTCCGAGGATTTTTGGCTAATAAAGATGTTGctgaaaatgttaaatatc ATCATGGTCAGCAAATATTTtgctctataaaaaaagttaaaacgGATGAGAATATAATCACACTAAATCTTACCACAAAATCTAAACGTATAACTTCATCAGTTAGTGTCGATGGTCTTCAATTAGATTCACTTGTTCCTGGATCCCGTATTGATTTAActgtgaagaaaattttacgtAACGGTCTTCGAGTTTCATTCAACGAAAACAATAATGGTTATATAAATCAACTGTATCTGAACGAGCCACTCTCATCTTATGAACCTGACACTGAAATTACCGCGACTCTTTTGTATGTAATTCCTACAGTTAAGTTTGCGTATttcacagaatttttatttgaaaaagaaaagCAGCCAATTCAAGTTGgagaaataattaacaaagCGTCTGTTTTGTATCGAGATGCTaaaggaattatttttaaattaaaagaaggagTGAAAGGTTTCGTGTCTTTCAAACGAACTGAGGTAgactttgaaaatataaatgctAAATTTCCGCCTGAGTCTATTCACAAATGTCGGGTTTTGTCTTATGATCTTTCTGACAGACTTTATATTTGTacaatgcaaaaaaatttgttaaaagcGAATAGTTGTATCGCAGATACAGTTGAACCAGGAGAGATATTAACTGTTGAAATAGTCAGGTTCAATAAAAATGGgttcatttttgttaaatctGGCAACACATTTGGAGATGTTGCTCCAATGCACATCGCCGATGCGGGAATTGACTCGAAGAAAAAACAACAGCTATTGAAAGTTGGCGCAAGGGTGTCAGCGAGAGTTTTAGGCAGGAATAAACAAGGCAACGGCTGGATGTTGActctaaaaaaatcattagtcGAAAGCAAACGCCCTATTCTGTCGAATGTCGAAGATGCAAGTGTTGGTTCTATATATCAAGGAACTATTTTTTCTGTTAGAAAAGAGGGATTATTGATATCATTTTTCGGTGAGGTTAAAGGATTTCTACCAAGTCCATTTTTGAACAAAACTACTGGTGGTACTTTAAATTACAGTGTTGGACAAGTTATTCTTGTTAAGATAGAGAAAGTCAACGAAGGCGGTAAATTGATCCTCAATCTTGCTCACAACAAATCCAAtcagaaggaagaaataaaattgaacatTGGTGAAGAAGTCACTGGAGTTGTCGTTGAATCATCGTCTGAAGGGATTTATTTGAGGATAAGCAAAGGTAACAAGGGTGATAGTGTCACAGGATTCTTACCAGCTGGTCATATTGCGCCATGTAAAGAATTAGGAGCCCATTTGGCGGCAAAGTATGTTCCAGGAGATTCATTGACAGCACTTGTATTCTCTACATCTCCTAAATTTTTGCTTTCACGAACTTATGTTCCTCAGAAAGAGCTTACAAAAatggaaaatctaaaaaaagataattatattcCTTGCTCAATCACAGACATCAGCTCAAAAGGTGTAAAAGTCGTTCTACCTATTGAAGGATTTGATGAGTACGGTTTTATTCcttacaataaaatatcagACATTGAAAGCTTATCAGTACATCAATTACTGTTTGGAAAAGTAACTTTCAtcaacaaaaaagaaaaaaaaattcatcttaCAGCAGCTTTGCACGAAGTTTGGGCTGACGCTGTCAAACAAGACACTGATATGGTAGCTGCTGTCGATGTCTTGACTTTGTATCttagtaaattaaaagaaatggCAACGCATGAGAATTTCACTAATAAATCAATCTCAGCAATGAATTTGGGGCAGCATATAAAGGGAGTGGTTGAAAAAGTAACAGAACATGGACTTGTTCTGAAGTTGGAAAATGATGTTGCCGCAACTGTTCGCTCGTGTCACATTGAAAAGCCACACAAAGAAGGTGATCAAGTTGAAGCAACCGTTTTGTGGATCAATTATATTCATGAATTGGTTGAAGTTACGCTTTTGCCGAAGCTGAATAATTCAATTAGGAATCAAGTCAATAAACTACCCGACGATTCACTTAACGTACAGTTGAAAGGTGAAATAGTCTTGGTAACTAATTGGTTTGCTCTAGTTTTGTTGAAGGGTCAAGGAAAGGGTACTTTAGTTTCATTACCTACTCGTCGGCACGCTAATGACATGAAACCTGATCTTTCGTCGTATTCAGttggtaaaaaaataagatgCTATGTTATACTTAACCGCGGTGAGGCTGAATTAACTCCTGTTGCTGTTGTTAAATCGTCGTTTGAGTCACGGAAACATATGATTGAATTGCAGAATAGCAAAGATTTGAAGAGGAAAAAACCAAGTTACATTCATGGTGAGCATTTATTTTCAAAGAGACCAAAACTTTTGACGAAAACCATAAACTGTGAcgaaattaaagataaagttAAAGTCAAGAGTGAAGAAGAGTCTGATGATGAAGTCAATGAAGTCCAACTggtaaaagaaaagaaaaataatgatcaggctaagaaaaacaaaaaagaaaaggtTAAACAActtgaagttaaaaataaaaaaataagtcctCAAGTTGaagctaaaaacaaaaaaataagtccCCAAGTTGaaggagaaaataaaattgcagaTAATCTCAGTATACCAGAGTGTGGATTTAACTGGGATGGAACATTAAATCAAGTAAAGATTGAAGAGTCATCGAGTAGCAGTGAAGAAGAGGACGATAACGAGccgaaaaagaagaagaaaaaattgactGCAGCGGAAAGGCATGAATTGGAGCGGCAAAAAGAACGTGAAATACGTCAACGAGAAGAAGCATTAGCCAGCAATCAAATGCCGAACTCTCCAGATCAATTTGATCGTTTAGTACTAGCAAGTCCTGACAGTTCAGTAATTTGGCTTCAGTACATGGCTTATCATCTCCAAGCTACTGAGATTGACAAGGCCCGAGCAGTCGCAAAACGCGCTCTCAAAACGATAAACTTGCGGGAAGAACACGAAAAATTAAACGTTTGGCAAGGTTGGTTGAACTTAGAGTCAAGATTCGGAACACCTGACACTCTTGACAGCGTCTTCCATGAAGCATTAAAACTTAATGacgctaagaaaatttatcttcACATGGTTATTGCTCATACTGACGCTGGAAGACATTTGAAATTGGAAGAAGTCGTTAAAGTAGTCACTGGCAAATTTAAACAAGATCCAGAAGTTTGGACAGAGTGCGGTGGTGCTTATCTTAAAGCAGGATTGAAGGAAAAATCAAGATTCCTTATGCAACGAGCGCTTCAGTCCTTACAACCCAAAGAAC ATGTAAATTTGATAATGAAATTCGCTCAAATGGAGAACAGATTTGGCGATGCAGAAAGAGCCGAGACattatttgagaaacttttgACCTCATATGCAAACAAAGTAATTGTTTGGACGTGTTACGTGGACATGTTGGTTAAATCTGAAAAGTTTGACGCAGCAAG GAAAGTTTTGGAGAAGGCCGTACTCCAATCTCTTCCTCCCAAGAAAATGAAGACGTTGTTTGAAAAATACGTCAGCTTTGAAGAGAAATACGGTACCCCAGCAGGTGTAGAACATGCTACTAAATTAGCAAAGGAATACTTAGATAAAATCATAAAAGGATAA